In Meleagris gallopavo isolate NT-WF06-2002-E0010 breed Aviagen turkey brand Nicholas breeding stock chromosome 27, Turkey_5.1, whole genome shotgun sequence, the sequence GCTGATGATGGGCTGTGGGTTGCCCACGGCCGTGCAGGTGAGGCTCAGCGCCTCGCGATCCCGCACCTCCACAAACGCCGGGGGGGTCACCAAGAAGGTTGGGGGTGCTGGGAAGAAAAACGCACTCTCAGACATTGAGAAAGAGAGGATTTGGCCCCAGCCCTGAGAACGAGGGATCCAGACTGGGATCCTGTCCTGCAAGGGAGGCAACGGGAGCAGCGCTGCCCTCAGAATGGGGCGGCACAACGGGGGGAGCGCAACAGGCAGCCACCCAGACAGGGGAACGGGGTGACAAAGGGATCCCAACGCCCAACTCAGAGCCGGGGTCAGCAGCGGGACCCCCACCCCATCCCTACCATTGACGGTGAGGTGGATCCAGGTCCCGTTTTGGAAGTCGGCGTCGTTGCTGGGTCGGTCGAGGAAGAGCACGCGGCACTCGTACCAGCCCTGGTCCTCAGCGCGCAGCAGGTCGATGCGCAGCGACGCGCCCTCCTCGATCCGCACGCGACCTGCAGGACGAGGAGCACATGGCACTGCTTGGGGACAGCCGTGTGTCCCCCCCAGAGCCacctccccttctccccccacgCCTCTCCATCAGAGCTGCTCACCCTCGGGAGCCCTGCTAAGCCCCGGCCACCCCCGCGCTCCTCGTCCCTGCCGTGCTGTGGGGTCTGGAGAGCCCCGAGCGGCGCCCGATGGCACCCAGTACCACTGAGCCATCAATGGGAGCCAGCCTCGTGTTTCGGGGTGCTCGCCCCAAACTGTCCCCatggatgaggaggaggagaaggagcagaagcagagcacagcccccTAATCCCCCGTGCTATTATCAGAGCTGTAATCGGCTCAGGCGCACGGCGCGATATTGGCTCAGCGATGCCGGGGTGCACCCAGCACCACAGAACCCCCAAACCCCACATGTGCCATCACCCTGGGGGGGTGATATGGCAGAGCAGCGTTCTCTCAAGTGGTTCCCATTAAATGAGTTTTGCTGGGGGAGTGCGGTGTCCCCGAGGTCCCCACGTGGGTGCTGCACTGGCCAGACGAGCCCGGcgaggatgatgatgatgatgaggaggaggaggaggaggaagcaggaCCGGGTCGGGCAGTTTGGGGAATGCAGTTTCAAACCCAGCACGCACCACATGCAGCCCTTGGCTTCCCCGCAGCCTCTCCCAAATTTGCTTTTCCCAGGAGGTGATGGGGGCCGTGGGAGGGATGGGAATGAGGGCATCGCCCAGCCAGGATgcgtggggcagccccacagctgggtgctgggaaCAGCAGGCTCCAAACAAAGCTCCCTTTGGCACGGATCAGAGCGCAGGGGATGCCCCTAATCCCCCCCAGCGCCGGCCCcaactcctcctcctcccccaccgataacaaaaccaacaaaaccgCCGCTGCCCTCCCCGACGGCATCCCCTGGCAACCGCCATTCAAAGGGACACAAAGGGGACAGCGGCCACCGCCGTGGGGGGATGCGGTGACCACGATGGGGaccagcagccccaggcagggGACGCCGCGGGGGATGGCGGCAGCCGGCGGGGAGCAAATGACCCCATTTCCCCTCCAAAGGGCATTGGCTGCAGCCCACTCTTGACCCCAAAAAGCTCGGGTGACACCAGGTGACACGAGGGGCTCCGGGGGTGACGCCGAAGCTGCTGTACCCGTTTGGAGCATCGGCTGCCAGGTTGAGCTCGGTGTCCCCCCCCACCTTCACCCCCAGTGTCAATCCTGGCTGCAGCCACTTGGTGACACAGTGGGGACCACTGGGGACAAAGCCAAAGGACCAGACCGAGCCCCAcctgctgccagcccacagGGAAACCTGAGCTCTGCAGGTAACCGGAGCTGCGGGGCCCCACGGCCAAGGTTTGGTGTCACCAGGTGTGTTGTCACCACGGGGCTTAATGTCaatggggtggggagggggggtgggggggttcCTTGTCACCACCAGCACTTTGTGGGATCGGCCTCCCACGCCACGGCTCCAAATCCCGGCAGCGCcgctgctgagctgctgaagGGCCAAATCCCTGCCCCACGCACAACCTTGGGGCCACCCGGGGCAGCGGGGCCTCTGTGGGGACAGTGAGCCTCTGGGGACAGAGGGGAGACCTTTATGGGGACAGTGAGCCTCTGGGGACAGAGGGGAGACCTTTATGGGGACTGTGAGCCTCTGGGGACAGAGGGGAGACCTTTATGGGGACTGTGAGCCTCTGGGGACAGAGGGGAGACCTTTATGGGGATTGTGAGCCTCTGGGGACAGAGCACAAGGGCTCAGAGCCTTCTTGAGGACTGTGAGCCATTGAGGATGGAAGCTCTGGGCTCTGGACAGGCGATGGAGACCATGACTTATGGGGGATAGAGGACAGACCTTTATAGGGACTGTGAGCCATTGGGGATAGAGGACAGGCCTTTATGGGGACTGAGCCATTGGGGATGGAAGCCATGGGCTCTGAGCAGGCTATGGGGACCGTGACCCATGGGAGATAGAGGTCAGACCTTCATGGGGACTGTGACCCATGGGGGGGAACTGTGACCCACTGGGGACAAAGGTCAGACCTTTATGAGGATTGTGAGCCATTGGGGACAGAGGACAGGCTTTTATGGGGACTGTGACCCACTGGGGACAGAACCCAGGGGCTCAGAGCCTTTATGGGAACCATGAGCCATGGGGTAGAGTCCAGATCTTCACGGGGACCACAACCCATAGGGGTCAGAGCCCTGAAGGGGTCTGTGACCCACAGAGGATGGAGACCATGAGCTCTGGACCCTCCATGGTGACTGCGACCCATAGGGAACACAGCCTGGGGGCTTGGGGTTTTCATGGGGACCACAGTTATAGGGGACAGAGCCCAGTGCTCATAAGGACCCACTGGGGACAGAGCCAAGATCTTAGTGACTTTATGGGGACTGTGACCCACTGGGGACTGAGAATGATGGGGGGCAACACTCAGCGACTGTGGGACTTCAATGGGGCCACGACCCAACAGGGGGTTGAGCTCAGGGATTTGGGATCTTCAATGGGGTCACAACCCATAGGAGGCTGAGCTCAGGGGTTGAGGACCTTCAATGGGACCACAACCCAAAATGGGCTGAGCTCAAGGCCTTCAACGGGGCCATGACTCAATAGGGGCTGAGCTCAGGGATTTTGGATCTTCAAAGGGACCATGACCCACTGGGGGCTGAGCTCAGGGGTTTGGGGTCTTCAATGGGGCCACGACCCATAGGGGGCTGAGCTCAGGGGTTTGGGGTCTTCAATGAGGCTACGACCCATAGGGGGCTGAGCTCAGGGATTTTGGATCTTCAACGGGACCACGACCCACAGGGGGCTGAGCTCAGGGCTTTGGGTTCCCCAATGGGACCAGAACCCACAGGCACAGCACCCAACCGGCTCCCCTgcccccccccaaccccccagCCGCCCTCACACcgccccccaccccaccccgATCCCTCACCGATGTACTCCGGATCCACTCGCGGCGAATAAAGGCCGAATTTGATGAAGATGGGGAGGACGAACCCGACCCGGAGCCACTCGATGACGTAAAGCGGCGGTCGGTTCGGTTGGGTTCCCAACAGATCGCAGCCCAACACAGCGCTGTCCCCGACTCGACCCACCACGGCCCCGCTCTGCCCGCTGCCTGCACCGGGACGGGAACGAGAATTGACGACCGGAACCGAACCGAACCGAACCGAACGGCCCCAGCCCGGCCACGCGGTACCGTCGGTCCCAGCGAGCAGGCTGAGGAAGGCCGCGCGGAGCCACCACCGCATAGCACAGGTCCAACGGCCCGCAGGTCACCAGGTTCCGCCGCCGGAGCTCAGCAGGGTTTTTCCGGGCTCCCCGCGGCCCCGAACCAGGGACGGCCGCCGGTTCTTCATCGCCCGAACCGAAGCCGAACCGAACGGCGCCGCTCCGCCGCCAAAGCAACGGCGGTGGGAGGGGCTGGGGTAGGCCACGCCTACGAGGAGCTGAGGCGCTTCTGATTGGCTGTTGCCTGGGTAACGGAAGCTTGCTGGAGGCCAatggtggggaggggaggagggaggggggcGCGGGGGGGTGATGGGAAGTGTAGttctggggagggggagggggttGGAGTTGGAATAAAGGGTGTAGGGTGGGAATAAAGGGCATAAAGTGGGACAGAGGGGGCGTGGGGTGGGAATAAAGTGCATAGGGTGGAAATAAAGGGTATGGGGAGGGACAGAGAGGTTTTGGGGTGGGAATAAAGGGTACAGGGTGGGAAAGAGGAGGTTTGGGGTGGGGATAAAGGGCATAAAGTGGGACAGAGGGGGTGTAGGGTGCGAATAAAGTGCATAGGGTGGGACAGAGGGGGCATAGGGTGGAAATAAAGGCTATAAGGTGGGACAGAGGGGTTTTGGGGCGGGAATAAAGGGTACAGGGTGGGGCAGAAGGGGTGTGGGGTGCCATGCCATGTCATGCCATGTCAAGCCATCGCATCCCATCCCACGCCATGCTGTCCCATACCACGCTGTGTCGTGACATCCCAAGACAACCCATTCAACCACAGGGTTTGAATTCGGGTGGTCTCATGCAGAGCCAAgagttgggctggatgatctccGTGGCTCCCTTAAATCTGGGGGCATCCCATAACTTTATGACTCTAGGATTCCAAGCCATGCCATGCCATACCGTTCCACACCATGCCATGCACACGCCACCCCACGACACCCCCGTGACCGCCCCCACCCTGCTGCTCTCTAGTTGCCCTCTCCCACCCTGTCCATCACCCCTTTAATCCCCTGCTGTGTCCCCACAGAGGGGACAGCCACCAGAGccttgtccccatcccacaACCCTGAGCCGGAGCTGGGCTGTGAGCCAGGCTGGGGGCTCTGATGCTGGGGGCACCGGGAGGGGACACCCCCCAGTCCTGACCCCATGGTGCCACCAGGCCCCAATGGGTCCATGCCAGGTTGGTGGCACAGCACGGCCAatccccacagcactgcagtggggaTGCTGGGGCCAAACCCCCATCCTTGTCCCCTCTTTGGGGTGGGGGTCCCGCTGTCCCCCCCCCATCAGCTCGGCCTGGCCCGGCCCCCAGAGCACGGGAGATTATTAAGGACAGAGCTAAAGTAAGAGGAGttaaaggaaataattctgCTGTTAAGCTGCTTTCCTGCATCTCCCAGTCGCATGTGAGCGCTGCAACTCTGCGGGCTTAGGACCGTTCTGCACTGCCCCCGACCCCTtccatgtccccacatcctcCATATGGGACATCCCCCTCCCACCCTATCCACCCATGTCCTGTTTTGGGTGCTGGCACACGAGAATCCCTcgatgtccccacgtccccacgtGGTGTCATGATTTCCTCAGAGCCACGGTGGCACCCGTGGGGGACACCGTGTCTCCAAGTCCCCAAGTAGGGGCGATGACCCCACCAagttctgctctgcactgctttgGGGTGCCCTCATCCCCACGGCCACCTCTCCCACCCCTGCCAGCTCTGACCCCAGCCACTGCGTGCCACCGCCATGGTGGGACGTTTCTGGTGGAAGATGATGGCAGTTTGGGGTTTCACCATCATATTTGGAGACGTGGAGGGGTTTGGGTGGAGGTGAGGGCCCTCCAGCCCAGGGTGCAGGTGCTGAGCTGGCACCGGTGAGCACCGCGCGCTCCGGCATGGTGCCACACACCCAGGAACGGAGACGGTGACGCTTCTTGCACTTAGGATTTAAATGCCACCAAGGTTAGGAACAGCTGAGAAGAGATTTTCAGGATTGGACTTTTGGAACGGAGATGCCTAAATTCCATCTAAGCTTCCCTTTAAGCATCCACGTCCCGGGACGGCCCTGGGGAGCTGACGCTGCTGTCACCCTCCATGTTGCGTCACTGCGTTGGCTGTTGACCAGCTTTGGGGATGGCAGGCTGAGTCTCAGAGCCTCGTGACACGGGATCCCCAATTTTGGGGTGCCACCGTTGGGTTCCAAGCGGCGATGCTTGGGATGAAGGCTGAGGAGGTGGCTTGGGGATGGCAGCAGGTCAACATAGAGCAATGGTGGGAGATGGTGGAGGCAGGGGTCTCTGGTGGCCCTTTGGTTCCCCAGACAAAAgtggagaggagcagcaggaagtCCTTTAATGGTGACAAGACAAACGCTGGCACCCCCAGGACGGGCAAAGCTTCACAGGGAACATCTCACCTCCATCCAGCACACGCTGCTCGTAGAGATGCTCACAGTCACACCTCCCTGCTGTCCTCTCCAGCACTACAATGAGGCAGATCCACGTTTCAGTTGGGCTCAtggccctgcagctgtgcctgcCGTGGCCCTGTTGGCACGGGGACTCCCTCCCAGGGGGCTGCACGTACCTGAAGCGCCGGTGGAACTCCATGACAGCTTGCTCCTGCTCCCGTGTCTCGATGGAGCCCGGCCGCAGCCTGCGGATCTCCCGGATGGCATCGCTGCCGCTCATCTTCTGAGTCTTCACCAGGTAGCAGGCCAGCATGGTGCCCGTCCGGCCATGCCCCAGCATGCAGTGCACAGCCACCGCCTGCGCCGTGACACGGGCACCCCATGGCGTCACCTCCCTCTAGCTGTGACCTCCATCCTGCTGTCACCCACCCTGACATCACCCACTCCGTACTGGTGTCACCCCCCGTCATCACCCCCTTGATGTCTCCTCTCTCACGGTGACATCCTCCTCATGGTGTCACCCACCATGGAATCGGTATCCCATACTGGCAGCACTTCCCCACCATCACCCCCTTGGCATCACCTCCATCTTGGTGTCACCTCCATCTTAGTGTCACCTACCTCTTGCTGACACCTTCCTCTTGGTGCCAACCACCCCAACATCACCCCCCTATCCTGGCATCACCTCCTCTGCCACTCCCCCTTGTTGTCACCCCCAAAAACCCCCCAGTCCATACCTCCCCGCGACCGTTGGcctcctccaccagctgcagGAAGCTCTGGATCTGTCCGAGTGTCGGTGGGGTGAAGTCAGGCACACGGAATCGGTGGAGCTGCAGCGCGGGGCAGCAGCCGTGGTGAGGGGGGGCCCTTTCAGACAGTGACACCAGATGCCTCACGCCCCGGCCCAGCAGGAAGCGGTAATGACCCGGCTCTCGTGGCATGGCCAGCCCCGCCAGCCTCCCCTCTGCCACCCACGAGAAGTTGGGGGGCTCCACCATCGCCTGTGGGTTCCTGCGGGATGGGAACGTGAGACAGTGCTGTTGTGCAGCCAgaggcagggctgtgccataCCCCAAGCCCATGGGACCCCCGAGCACCGCAGACCCCAACATACCACTCCATGCTCTCCTTAAGACCACTCCCCACAATCCTCAGGACCCCCCAGTCCAGACTTCCTGAGACCCCCCCGGTACCTCCCCAGCCCAGACCCCCCCAAGCTTCAACCAGATCCCCCCAGCCCACCCAGCCCTTCTGCCCAGGCCATTTTNNNNNNNNNNNNNNNNNNNNNNNNNNNNNNNNNNNNNNNNNNNNNNNNNNNNNNNNNNNNNNNNNNNNNNNNNNNNNNNNNNNNNNNNNNNNNNNNNNNNttaaagatcacagaacaaTGGGATCACAgtgtggttgggttgggagggtccttaaagatcacagaacaatgggatcacagaatggtcgggttgggagggtccttaaagatcacagaacaaTGGGATCACAgtgtggttgggttgggagggtccttaaagatcacagaacaatgggatcacagaatggttgggttgggagggtccttaaagatcacagaacaaCGGGagcacagaatggttgggttgggagggtccttaaagatcacagaacaaTGGGATCACAgtgtggttgggttgggagggtccttaaagatcacagaaccattgaaTCATGGAATGATTGGGTTGAGAGCGACCCTACAGATCAAAGAAGCATGGAATGATGGCATAATTAggctggaagggtccttaaaggtcataaAACAATGGGATCAAAGCACGGTCGGATTGGAAGGGTCctaaaagatcacagaacaaTGGGATCACAGCATaggtgggttggaagggatcttaaagatcacagaagcaTTGAATCgtggaatggttgggttgagAGCGACCCTACAGATCAAAGAACCACGGGATCGCAGcacggttgggttggaagggtcctggaaggtcgcAGAAGGGCTCACCTGTACCCAAATTTATTCATGGCAATGGAGACGTGTTTGGGGTTCCAGGGGTCGCAGGTGTAGAGGTTGTGGTCGTTCTCGGGGATGAGGTCGACGTCGTGCAGGAAGAGGCAATCCCACTCCTCGTCCTTCAGGGCCTCCTTCACCCCCACGTTCAGCAGCTTGGCGCGGTTGAAGGTGCTGTTCCCCGCCTGGGGGGCGAAAAGGAGGGACGTGGGTGACCCTACAACAATATGGGGCAGCCCTACCATAGTGCGGGTGGGGGGGGCGACCCCACAATAAATAGCATGGGGCGACCCCACAATAAATAGNNNNNNNNNNNNNNNNNNNNNNNNNNNNNNNNNNNNNNNNNNNNNNNNNNNNNNNNNNNNNNNNNNNNNNNNNNNNNNNNNNNNNNNNNNNNNNNNNNNNCGGGAGGGTCCCCGCCTCCGTCACAGCGCCGTCCCCGTCGGGGACCCCGCCAGATGAAGTTTGGGTGTCGTTCCCCGTCGCCGTGGGGAGCTGCGGGGCCGGGATGCGGGGTGGGGCCAAGCCCAAAGCCCCCAAAGCGGGTGTTTTACGCAGCATCTCCTCCCTGAAGAGGTTGTCGGGGTACCTCTGGCCTTCGCGGCCCCGCCGGCCCCGTGGGGCTCGTGGGTCGGTGCCGATGTCCACGGTCAGGTTGGTGTAAAGTGGGTGCAGATGTTTGGCCAGCAGGGTGTAGGTCAACGAGTTCATCCCGTCCTGAGTCCACATGCGCTGCGTGCGGATCAGCAGGTCGAACCTGGGCAGCGAGCGGGGGAGGAAGGGGTTAAAAAGGGGACGGTTGCACCGACAGCCCCATAGCAGAGCCCGGCAGCCCCATAGCAGAGCCCAGAGCCCGGCAGCCCCATAGCAGAGCCCGGCAGCCCCATAGCAGAGCCCAGAGCCCNNNNNNNNNNNNNNNNNNNNNNNNNNNNNNNNNNNNNNNNNNNNNNNNNNNNNNNNNNNNNNNNNNNNNNNNNNNNNNNNNNNNNNNNNNNNNNNNNNNNAATAGCATGGGGCGACCCCACAATAAATAGCATGGGGCGACCCCGCAACAAATAGCATGGGGCGACCCCGCAACAAATAGCATGGGGCGACCCCGCAACAAATAGCATGGGGCGACCCTACAACAAATAGCATGGGGCGACCCTACAACAAATAGCATGGGGCGACCCTACAACAAATAGCATGGGGCGACCCTACAACAAATAGCACGGGGCGACCCCGCAATAAATAGCATGGGGCGACCCTACAGTAAATAGCATGGGGCGACCCCACAATAAATAGCATGGGGCGACCCCACAATATCACGGGGCAGCACGGGTGTAACCCTACAATAAATATCATGGGGCAACCCCACAATATCACGGGGCAGCACGGGTGTAACCCTACAATAAATATCATGGGGTGACCCCACAATATCATAGTGTGACCCTACAATATCATGGGGCAGCATGGGTGTAACCCTACAATAAATATCATGGGGCAACCCCACAATATCACGGGGCAGCACGGGTGTAACCCTACAATAAATATCATGGGGTGACCCCACAATATCATAGTGTGACCCTACAATATCATGGGGCAGCACAGGTGTAACCCTGCAATAAATATCATGGGGCGACCCCACAATATCATGGGGTGACCCCACAATATCACGGGGCAGCATGGGTGTAACCCTGCAATAAATATCATGGGGCGACCCCACAATATCATAGTGTGACCCTACAATATCATGGGGCAGCATGGGTGTAACCCTACAATAAATATCATGGGGTGACCCCACAATATCATGGGGCAGCACGGGTGTAACCCTACAATAAATATCATGGGGTGACCCCACAATATCATAGTGTGACCCCACAATATCATGGGGCAGCACGAGCGTAACCCTACAATAGCGCTGAATGGTGACGATGGGCAACCCTATAATAACAGGGGGTAAACGTGACCCTACAACAACACAGAGGGACCCAAGCGGACCCCGGACCCCCAAGCGCCCCCTACCTGGTGCACCACGTAGATGCCGTAGTGCAGCTGCTGgcgctgcaggaaggggtgcaGGTAGTAGAGGAGGTGGCCCAGGTGAGTCTCGCGGTTGCGGTGCGGGACGATGACGGCGGTGCGGGAACGGGGCTCACAGCTTTGGGGTTGGTAGCGACCGCCTGGCTGCACCGCTGGGTTCTTGGCCTGGATCTGCTCCAGGGTGGGCACACGGCTGAAGGTCACCGTCAGAGGGCCGActgtggggggagggagggtggGGTGGGACCCCGTGGTGACCAGTGGCACCAGTTGGGACATGGGGGCCTTCATTACCCCATAGCCAGTGGTACCTATGGGGTCCCAACCACCCCATAAACAGTGGCACCAACTGGGCCCTGGGGGTCTCAACCACCCCATAATCAGTGGCACCCATTGGGTCATGGGGGTCCCAATCACCCCATACCCAATGGCACCAACTGGGTCACGTAGATCCCCAATCACCCCGTATCCAATGGCCCCAGTGGGTCACTGGGGTCTCAATCGCCCCATATCCAGTGGTACCAATTGGATCATGTGGGTCCCAGTCACCCAATAACCAACGGCACAAACAGCTCGTATCTCCCCCTACCTGACACCCCTGTGACCCCACACGTGACCCCACCCCCACACGTGACCCCAcccctgacctctgaccccacACGTGACCCCACCCCCACCCGTGACCCCAcccctgacctctgaccccacACGTGACCCCACCNNNNNNNNNNNNNNNNNNNNNNNNNNNNNN encodes:
- the DUSP23 gene encoding dual specificity protein phosphatase 23 gives rise to the protein MLGSAVLGGPMGLGYGTALPLAAQQHCLTFPSRRNPQAMVEPPNFSWVAEGRLAGLAMPREPGHYRFLLGRGVRHLVSLSERAPPHHGCCPALQLHRFRVPDFTPPTLGQIQSFLQLVEEANGRGEAVAVHCMLGHGRTGTMLACYLVKTQKMSGSDAIREIRRLRPGSIETREQEQAVMEFHRRFSAGEDSREV
- the LOC104914442 gene encoding beta-1,4-galactosyltransferase 3, with the protein product MKAPMSQLVPLVTTGSHPTLPPPTVGPLTVTFSRVPTLEQIQAKNPAVQPGGRYQPQSCEPRSRTAVIVPHRNRETHLGHLLYYLHPFLQRQQLHYGIYVVHQAGNSTFNRAKLLNVGVKEALKDEEWDCLFLHDVDLIPENDHNLYTCDPWNPKHVSIAMNKFGYR